From one Longimicrobiales bacterium genomic stretch:
- a CDS encoding ATP-binding protein: MMLSRGRRLAAALAVVLAVLVLLVVISFAHARRVERASFEAAETQRVLVQLQRLATGIEQTETAVRGYLLTGSPEYLQRLYAGRVRAPAALARLRLMERDDTVALATLSGLALAYDTLISVQNGMIEAGPDTPGAIAGLGRSHELVSRIRGDLDAMMTSYQTLLAVADTARGDARLTPRVMLVSSLVAVLFFSIMLIVLFRDVRRRERTERELRVAQQRLLSLTSSLEDMVFALDREGRITEIYGRLDTDASELLGKGARELFGDGAAVHEEANRRALAGLPAIYDWTMNRGDRPPVQYQTSVAPLREADGRISGIVGVTRDVTAAKETERRLASALSDADRANRAKNEFLSRVSHELRTPLHAILGYGQLLAQEDLDVEAADSVDHILRGGKHLLALINEILDISRIESGTLSLSIETVRVWEVVDEVCSFLSHAATPRTITLEVNVTRNLWVRADRQRLRQVLVNLGSNAIKYNRDGGHVDFIAEPSNGVVRIGVRDTGIGIDPAKQTHLFEPFQRLGADEMGVEGVGLGLVVSKALVEAMGGRIEVQSLPGVGSTFWTELTRVAAPVGVLASDDQFVDPHARADLNPDARTVLYIEDNEANLQLVRRILALQGDRFRFIGAADGLSGLEHARTVLPDLILLDLHLPEIDGEVVLQRLREDPSTRDIPVVVLSADATPSRIERLVREGVFAYLTKPLDIAGFVATIHDALQLSARE, translated from the coding sequence ATGATGCTCTCGCGAGGTCGGCGTCTTGCCGCCGCACTCGCCGTCGTTCTCGCAGTGCTCGTACTGCTGGTCGTGATCTCGTTCGCCCATGCACGCCGTGTTGAGCGGGCGAGCTTCGAGGCCGCGGAAACGCAGCGTGTGCTGGTCCAGCTCCAGCGGCTGGCGACCGGCATCGAGCAGACGGAAACGGCGGTCCGCGGCTATCTGCTGACGGGCAGCCCCGAGTACCTGCAGCGGCTGTACGCGGGCAGGGTGCGGGCGCCCGCCGCCCTGGCACGCCTGCGCCTGATGGAGCGCGACGATACGGTCGCGCTCGCGACGCTGAGCGGCCTGGCACTCGCGTACGACACGCTGATCTCGGTCCAGAACGGGATGATCGAGGCGGGCCCGGACACCCCCGGCGCGATTGCCGGGCTGGGCCGCTCGCACGAGCTGGTGAGCCGGATCCGGGGCGACCTGGACGCGATGATGACGTCGTACCAGACGCTGCTGGCGGTGGCGGACACCGCGCGAGGCGACGCGCGGCTCACTCCGCGCGTCATGCTCGTCTCGAGCCTGGTCGCCGTGCTGTTCTTCTCGATCATGCTGATCGTGCTGTTCCGCGACGTGCGGCGGCGCGAGCGCACCGAGCGCGAGCTGCGGGTGGCGCAGCAGCGACTTCTCAGCCTGACCAGCTCGCTCGAGGACATGGTGTTCGCGCTGGACCGGGAGGGGCGGATCACGGAGATCTACGGCCGGCTCGACACGGACGCCTCGGAGCTGCTCGGCAAGGGCGCGCGCGAACTGTTCGGCGACGGCGCGGCCGTCCACGAGGAGGCGAACCGGCGTGCACTGGCGGGGCTTCCCGCGATCTACGACTGGACGATGAACCGCGGCGACCGGCCGCCGGTACAGTACCAGACCTCGGTCGCGCCGCTGCGCGAGGCGGACGGCCGCATCAGCGGCATCGTGGGCGTCACGCGCGACGTGACAGCGGCCAAGGAGACGGAGCGGCGGCTCGCGAGCGCACTCAGCGATGCAGACCGTGCGAACCGCGCCAAGAACGAGTTCCTGTCACGCGTTTCGCACGAGCTGCGCACGCCGCTGCACGCGATCCTCGGGTACGGCCAGCTGCTCGCGCAGGAAGACCTCGACGTGGAAGCCGCGGACAGCGTCGACCACATCCTGCGGGGCGGCAAGCACCTGCTCGCACTGATCAACGAGATCCTGGACATCTCGCGCATCGAGAGCGGCACGCTCTCCCTCTCGATCGAGACGGTCCGTGTCTGGGAGGTGGTCGACGAGGTGTGCTCGTTCCTGAGCCATGCGGCGACGCCGCGCACGATCACGCTCGAGGTGAACGTCACGCGCAACCTGTGGGTCCGCGCGGACCGCCAGCGCCTGCGGCAGGTCCTGGTGAACCTGGGATCCAACGCGATCAAGTACAATCGCGACGGCGGTCACGTCGACTTCATTGCGGAGCCGAGCAATGGTGTTGTACGTATCGGCGTCCGGGACACGGGCATCGGGATCGATCCGGCCAAGCAGACGCACCTGTTCGAGCCGTTCCAGCGCCTTGGTGCCGATGAGATGGGCGTGGAGGGCGTGGGCCTGGGGCTGGTGGTCAGCAAGGCGCTCGTCGAGGCGATGGGCGGCCGCATCGAGGTGCAGTCGCTGCCCGGTGTCGGTTCCACCTTCTGGACGGAGCTGACACGCGTTGCGGCACCCGTGGGTGTCCTGGCGAGCGACGACCAGTTCGTGGATCCGCACGCGCGGGCCGACCTCAACCCCGACGCGCGCACGGTGCTGTACATCGAGGACAACGAGGCGAACCTGCAGCTCGTGCGCCGGATCCTCGCGCTGCAGGGGGATCGCTTCCGTTTCATCGGGGCCGCCGACGGGCTGAGCGGCCTGGAGCATGCACGTACGGTTCTGCCCGACCTGATTCTCCTCGATCTCCACCTGCCAGAGATCGACGGCGAAGTCGTGTTGCAGCGGTTGCGCGAGGATCCTTCGACGCGCGATATCCCGGTGGTCGTCCTGAGTGCGGACGCCACACCGTCGCGCATCGAGCGGCTCGTACGAGAGGGCGTATTTGCCTACCTCACCAAACCGCTGGACATTGCGGGCTTCGTCGCGACCATCCATGACGCGCTGCAGCTGAGCGCGCGGGAGTGA
- a CDS encoding DNA-formamidopyrimidine glycosylase family protein — MPEYPEVMLYLHALEPRIVGQRLERLRIASPSLLRSVEPPPSELEGRRLTGLERIGKRIVFAFEDDLFAVLHLMIAGRLQWKPAGAPIPRRLGHAAFDFESGTLLLTEAGTKKRAQLHLVRGRAALETFDRGGVDPLQASLPEFAAALRRENRTLKRALTDPRILSGIGNAHSDEILHEAQLSPARLTSRLEQAEIERLYEVTRSSLASWADLLVDEAGGDFPAKVTAFHPRMAVHGRYGKPCPRCGSPIQRIRYADNETNYCPTCQTGGKLLADRAFSRLLREDWPRSLDELEQHFQERR, encoded by the coding sequence ATGCCCGAATACCCCGAAGTCATGCTGTACCTCCATGCACTGGAGCCGCGCATCGTCGGGCAGCGGCTCGAGCGGCTGCGGATCGCGTCGCCGTCGCTGCTGCGCAGCGTGGAGCCACCGCCGTCGGAGCTGGAGGGTCGCCGGTTGACGGGCCTGGAGCGCATCGGCAAGCGCATCGTCTTCGCCTTCGAAGATGACCTGTTCGCGGTGCTGCACCTGATGATTGCCGGGCGCCTGCAATGGAAGCCTGCCGGTGCACCGATCCCGCGACGGCTCGGGCACGCCGCATTCGACTTCGAGAGCGGCACACTGCTGCTCACGGAGGCGGGCACGAAGAAGCGCGCGCAGCTGCACCTGGTGCGCGGCCGTGCCGCACTCGAGACGTTCGATCGCGGTGGTGTCGATCCGCTGCAGGCCTCGCTGCCGGAGTTCGCGGCGGCGCTGCGGCGCGAGAACCGCACGCTCAAGCGTGCGCTCACGGATCCGCGCATCCTGAGCGGCATCGGCAACGCGCATTCCGACGAGATTCTGCACGAGGCGCAGCTCTCGCCCGCGCGCCTGACATCGCGGCTCGAGCAGGCCGAGATCGAGCGCCTGTACGAGGTGACGCGCTCGTCGCTGGCAAGCTGGGCCGACCTGCTGGTCGACGAGGCGGGCGGGGACTTCCCGGCGAAGGTGACGGCGTTTCACCCGCGGATGGCGGTACACGGCCGATACGGCAAGCCGTGTCCCCGCTGCGGCAGCCCGATCCAGCGGATCCGCTATGCCGACAACGAGACCAACTACTGTCCGACCTGCCAGACCGGTGGAAAGCTGCTGGCGGACCGGGCCTTTTCGCGGCTGCTGCGCGAGGACTGGCCGCGCTCGCTGGATGAGCTGGAGCAGCACTTCCAGGAGCGGCGCTGA